In Chitinophaga sp. HK235, a single window of DNA contains:
- a CDS encoding alpha/beta fold hydrolase, producing MTLLEKYTTGYVMSKDGTRVGYRQTGSGPGVILVHGGMMTSKNFMKLARFLSNEFTVYIPDRRGRGLSGPFGPNYGIGSESEDLQALIHKTATDKIFGLSSGAICVLQTAIIEPALKKVVLYEPPIPVNGTDPAAWGSRYESALSRGNFGKAMFTAIKGTDDPSLFTALPGFLIAPLLNIAINANAKKQAGDDVPLKSLIPTMHYDLILVRESSGVIDRCKEIKAEMLLMGGTRSQRYLKLALDTLSTALPQAKRVELRGLGHTAADNDNSPEKIAKELIVFFQPSGMR from the coding sequence ATGACTCTCTTAGAGAAATATACTACCGGCTATGTTATGTCAAAGGATGGAACAAGAGTTGGTTATAGACAAACCGGGTCCGGGCCGGGAGTTATTCTTGTCCATGGCGGGATGATGACCTCTAAAAATTTCATGAAACTTGCCCGCTTCTTATCCAATGAATTCACTGTTTATATTCCGGACAGGCGGGGTCGCGGCTTAAGCGGTCCGTTTGGCCCGAACTATGGCATTGGATCAGAAAGCGAGGATTTGCAGGCATTAATCCATAAGACAGCAACGGATAAGATATTTGGGCTTAGTTCTGGTGCTATTTGTGTACTTCAAACGGCAATCATAGAACCAGCACTTAAAAAAGTAGTACTCTACGAACCTCCGATCCCGGTCAATGGAACTGACCCTGCGGCCTGGGGCAGTCGCTATGAATCAGCCCTCTCCCGCGGAAACTTTGGAAAAGCAATGTTCACGGCCATAAAAGGCACCGATGACCCCTCTCTGTTTACAGCCTTGCCGGGCTTTCTTATTGCACCATTGCTAAATATTGCTATAAACGCAAATGCAAAGAAACAAGCGGGCGATGACGTGCCCTTGAAATCCTTAATACCAACCATGCATTACGATCTCATATTGGTACGTGAATCATCTGGAGTTATAGATCGGTGTAAAGAAATTAAAGCTGAAATGCTACTGATGGGTGGGACCAGGAGCCAACGTTACCTTAAACTAGCACTTGATACATTAAGCACCGCTTTGCCGCAAGCAAAGCGTGTAGAATTGCGCGGTTTGGGACATACGGCCGCTGATAACGACAACAGTCCGGAAAAAATTGCAAAAGAGTTAATAGTCTTTTTTCAACCCAGCGGGATGCGATAA